A genomic window from Gossypium hirsutum isolate 1008001.06 chromosome D10, Gossypium_hirsutum_v2.1, whole genome shotgun sequence includes:
- the LOC107915859 gene encoding transcription factor bHLH94, with protein sequence MALDTVVFQQDPFTYGGLNDSFTLKQQHETSAQSRGFAFSATCSSSPANGFAPPCRRKRRRNNNVKNREEIEHQRMTHIAVERNRRKQMSDYLALLKSMMPTSYVQRGDQASIIGGAINFVKELEQFLQSLEARKTTEKNPENSSSVSSTFSGFFNFPQYSSTTHRSCAASAGEPVASSSSVANVEVTMVESHANLKILAGKHPKQLLKMVNGIQSLGLLVLHLNLTSHEDLALYSFSVKIEENCELRRVNEIAAAVYEMVDGFQEESAH encoded by the exons ATGGCATTAGACACTGTGGTGTTTCAGCAAGACCCTTTCACTTACGGCGGCCTCAATGACTCCTTTACCTTAAAACAACAACACGAAACTTCCGCTCAAAGTAGAGGCTTTGCCTTTAGTGCAACATGTTCTTCTTCCCCAGCTAATGGCTTTGCCCCACCGTGCCGGCGGAAGAGACGGCGGAACAACAATGTCAAGAACAGAGAAGAGATAGAGCACCAAAGGATGACTCATATTGCTGTCGAAAGAAATAGAAGGAAACAAATGAGTGATTACCTTGCTCTTCTTAAATCCATGATGCCAACCTCTTACGTTCAAAGG GGGGACCAAGCATCAATCATAGGGGGAGCCATTAATTTCGTAAAGGAATTAGAACAATTTCTTCAATCTTTAGAGGCCCGGAAAACCACTGAAAAAAACCCAGAAAACTCCTCTTCAGTTTCATCAACTTTCTCGGGATTCTTTAACTTTCCCCAGTACTCCTCCACCACCCACCGTAGCTGTGCGGCCTCCGCCGGAGAGCCAGTGGCGTCGTCGTCATCTGTTGCGAACGTTGAAGTAACAATGGTGGAAAGCCATGCGAACCTGAAGATACTAGCGGGAAAACACCCGAAACAGCTGTTGAAAATGGTGAATGGGATTCAATCTCTGGGACTTTTGGTGCTTCATCTCAATCTCACATCGCATGAAGATCTGGCCCTTTATTCTTTCAGTGTTAAG ATTGAAGAAAATTGTGAGCTAAGAAGGGTGAATGAAATTGCAGCGGCTGTTTATGAAATGGTGGATGGGTTTCAAGAAGAATCAGCTCATTAA
- the LOC107914369 gene encoding ATP-dependent RNA helicase DEAH11, chloroplastic, with the protein MKNFSSSSNHRHPPPPGGHEPYLQRQHQQSSYQNKFRCVPNFQAVNNQYYRRRFLPPASTTEGSVNSNALHRPNFIIKLLHDFSSSPSKPNNLQTLISQLDPSPQNSHIYTTGKIAASLIFQEWSKTLSSVLHLWRSHLDGSIHYTPKLISNVIVPSDLVELNQNLKTLFSSHITGLMEGELVRKWQKKINEKSDEIADLSGQMGKRKYSLGRFYELHDKKKTLKAERSTISKRLKEFKGGMRSLLRCLETGEIGNEEGDEGVEVYRVEGELDWKLIHQLILRECRRLEDGLPIYARRQEILTRIHGQQVTVLIGETGSGKSTQLVQFLSDSGIAANESIVCTQPRKIAAISLAKRVREESIGCYSDNSVICYPTFSSSQQFHSKVIYMTDHCLLQHYMKDKNLSGISCIIVDEAHERSLNTDLLLALVKDLLGRRFDLRLVIMSATANANQLSDYFFGCGIFHLEGRNFPVDIKYVPCATEGTSGSGMVATYVSYVLRMAAEVHKTEKEGNILAFLTSQMEVEWACDHFEAPNAIVLPLHGKLSFEEQCHVFQNYPGKRKIIFATNIAETSLTIPGVKYVIDSGMVKESKFEPGTGMNVLKVCWISQSSANQRAGRAGRTEPGRCYRLYTESDFELMTSNQEPEICRVHLGIAVLRILALGIKNIQTFDFVDAPSPKAIDSATRNLIQLGAIVEKNGVFELTDEGRYLVKLGIEPRLGKLIISCFHCGLCREGLVLAAVMANASSIFCRVGNDDDKVKADCLKVQFCHQNGDLFTLLSVYKEWEALPSDRKNKWCWENSINAKSMRRCQDTVTELEICLKKELAVIIPSYLIWDPHKSTKHDKTLKAVILSSLAENVAMYSGHDQLGYEVALTRQYVQLHPSCSLLIFGQKPSWVVFGELLSITKQYLVCVTAFDYESLATLDPPPLFDASQMESRKLQVKALTGFGSTLLKKFCGKSNHNLRSLSSRIKTVCKDERIGVEVNVDQNEILLFASSVDMQKVLDFVTDVLECEKKWLHNECMEKPLFHGRSASPCMALFGAGAEIKHLEVDKRYLAVDVFHSNLNAIDDKELLIFFEKHSNGGICSVHKSQANGQEIDDKEKWGKIMFLTPDAARKAAELDGVDFSGSALKVLPSQTSFGGDHKMFSFPPVKAKLSWPRRLSKGIGIVRCDRLDVQDILYDFSSRLVIAGKYVNCGVSRKCDDSVVIYGIDKELSEAEIWDTLHSTTEREIHDFFIVRGDAVKNPTCGACEEALWREISPFMPKGNPYTNCCWVQVFEPEPKETFMKALITFDGRLHLEAAKALEQLEGKVLPGCLSWQKIRCQQLFHSSISCSSSVYAVIKKQLDSLLASFRHVKGADCFLETNENGSCRVRISANATKTVAELRRPVEELMNGRTVKHASLTPSILQHLFSRDGINLMRSLQRETRTYILFDRHSLNIRIFGLPDDAAVAQQKLMQSLLSYHESKQLEVRLRGRGLPPDMMKEVVKKFGPDLHGLKEKLPGAEFTLNTRHHIISICGNKEMKQKVEEIVLQIAEAGRDLAVRSDSEVSCPICLCEVEDGYRLEGCSHFFCRSCLVEQCESAIKNLDSFPLCCAQQGCKAPILLTDLKSLLSTEKLEELFRASLGAFVVSSGGAYRFCPSPDCPSVYRVAGPETVGEPFVCGACYAETCTRCHLEYHPYLSCEKYREFKEDPDMSLKEWCKGKEQVKTCPVCGYTIEKIDGCNHVECKCGRHVCWVCLEFFSSSDDCYGHLRAVHMAII; encoded by the exons ATGAAGAACTTCTCTTCATCCTCCAACCACCGTCATCCGCCGCCGCCGGGTGGTCATGAACCGTACCTCCAGCGCCAGCACCAACAATCTAGCTACCAAAACAAGTTCCGTTGTGTACCCAATTTTCAGGCTGTCAACAATCAATACTACCGCCGCCGTTTTCTGCCGCCAGCATCCACCACCGAAGGTTCCGTCAACTCCAACGCCCTTCACCGCCCAAACTTCATAATTAAACTCCTCCATGACTTCTCCTCCTCTCCTTCCAAACCGAACAACCTCCAAACTCTTATTTCCCAACTCGACCCATCCCCCCAAAACTCTCACATTTACACCACTGGTAAAATCGCCGCTTCCCTAATTTTCCAAGAATGGAGCAAAACCCTCTCTTCAGTTCTCCATTTATGGCGTTCCCACCTTGATGGGTCCATCCATTACACTCCCAAGCTTATTTCCAACGTCATCGTGCCTTCTGACCTGGTGGAGCTCAATCAAAACCTTAAAACCCTtttctcgagccatataacgggattGATGGAAGGGGAACTGGTTAGGAAGTGGCAGaaaaaaatcaatgaaaaatCCGATGAGATCGCTGACTTGTCTGGACAAATGGGTAAGAGGAAATATTCGCTGGGAAGGTTTTATGAGTTGCATGACAAGAAGAAAACTTTAAAGGCGGAAAGGTCTACGATTTCGAAGCGGTTGAAGGAGTTTAAGGGAGGGATGAGGAGCTTGTTGAGGTGCTTGGAAACTGGGGAAATTGGGAATGAGGAAGGGGATGAAGGTGTGGAGGTTTATAGGGTTGAAGGAGAGCTTGATTGGAAGCTAATCCATCAGCTGATTTTGAGGGAATGTAGAAGGTTGGAAGATGGTTTGCCTATTTATGCTCGTAGGCAAGAAATTCTTACTAGAATACATGGTCAACAG GTAACGGTGTTGATTGGAGAGACTGGTTCAGGAAAGAGCACCCAGCTGGTTCAGTTTCTTTCTGATTCAGGAATCGCTGCAAATGAGTCAATTGTATGTACTCAGCCACGAAAGATTGCTGCCATCTCTTTAGCAAAAAGAGTTAGAGAAGAAAGCATCGGGTGCTACAGTGATAACTCAGTCATTTGTTATCCAACATTTTCATCCTCTCAGCAGTTTCATTCAAAGGTGATATATATGACTGACCACTGTTTACTGCAGCATTATATGAAGGATAAGAATTTGTCCGGCATTTCTTGCATCATCGTTGATGAGGCCCATGAAAGAAGTTTGAACACTGATCTTCTTTTGGCATTGGTTAAAGATTTACTTGGCCGAAGATTTGATTTAAGGCTTGTAATAATGTCTGCAACAGCTAATGCCAATCAACTGTCAGACTACTTTTTTGGGTGTGGAATCTTTCATTTGGAGGGTAGAAACTTTCCTGTTGATATTAAGTATGTTCCTTGTGCAACTGAGGGAACTTCTGGTTCTGGTATGGTTGCGACATACGTTTCTTATGTCTTGAGGATGGCTGCTGAGGTTCACAAAACAGAGAAAGAAGGGAATATTCTCGCCTTTTTGACTTCCCAGATGGAAGTAGAATGGGCTTGCGATCATTTTGAAGCTCCAAATGCCATTGTTTTACCATTGCATGGAAAGCTATCCTTTGAAGAGCAATGTCATGTTTTCCAGAACTACCCTGGGAAgagaaaaattatttttgcaACAAATATTGCAGAGACTTCACTTACAATTCCTGGGGTCAAGTATGTGATTGATTCTGGTATGGTCAAGGAGAGTAAATTTGAACCCGGAACTGGGATGAATGTTCTAAAAGTGTGCTGGATCAGCCAGAGTTCTGCTAATCAACGGGCTGGTCGTGCTGGGAGGACCGAACCAGGAAGATGCTACAGACTATACACAgaaagtgattttgagttgatGACTTCTAATCAGGAGCCTGAGATTTGTAGAGTTCATCTTGGTATTGCAGTTTTGAGGATCCTTGCTTTAGGAATCAAGAATATTCAGActtttgattttgttgatgcGCCTAGTCCTAAAGCCATTGATTCAGCAACTAGGAATCTTATCCAGTTGGGAGCCATTGTGGAAAAGAATGGTGTTTTTGAATTAACTGATGAAGGACGGTACTTGGTAAAATTGGGGATTGAGCCTCGTCTTGGCAAACTGATTATCAGTTGCTTTCATTGTGGCCTGTGTAGGGAAGGCCTTGTTCTTGCTGCTGTTATGGCAAATGCCAGTAGCATATTTTGCAGGGTGGGAAATGATGATGATAAAGTCAAAGCTGATTGTCTTAAGGTGCAATTTTGCCACCAGAATGGTGATCTCTTTACTCTGCTCTCTGTGTACAAGGAATGGGAAGCTCTCCCTTCTGACAGGAAAAATAAATGGTGCTGGGAAAACAGCATAAATGCTAAATCAATGCGCAGATGCCAAGACACCGTAACCGAATTAGAAATTTGTCTAAAAAAGGAACTTGCTGTTATTATTCCAAGTTACTTAATATGGGATCCTCATAAGTCTACTAAGCATGATAAAACATTGAAGGCGGTTATACTTTCCTCCCTGGCTGAAAATGTAGCCATGTATTCCGGACATGATCAACTTGGTTATGAAGTGGCATTGACCCGACAATATGTTCAGCTGCATCCTTCATGTTCGTTGCTGATATTTGGTCAGAAGCCAAGTTGGGTTGTTTTTGGTGAACTCTTATCCATAACTAAGCAGTATTTGGTCTGTGTAACTGCTTTTGATTATGAATCTTTGGCCACTCTGGACCCACCACCCTTGTTTGATGCCTCTCAGATGGAAAGCCGGAAGTTGCAAGTGAAGGCATTGACTGGTTTTGGTAGTactctattaaaaaaattctgTGGGAAATCCAATCATAATCTTCGATCTCTTTCATCACGGATTAAGACTGTTTGTAAGGATGAACGGATTGGAGTTGAAGTTAATGTTGACCAGAATGAGATTTTGCTGTTTGCCTCATCAGTGGACATGCAGAAGGTTCTGGATTTTGTAACTGATGTGCTGGAATGTGAAAAGAAATGGTTGCATAATGAATGTATGGAGAAACCTTTGTTTCATGGGCGGAGTGCCTCACCATGTATGGCACTTTTTGGAGCAGGAGCTGAGATTAAGCATCTTGAAGTTGATAAAAGATATTTGGCTGTTGACGTGTTCCATTCAAATCTTAATGCCATCGATGATAAGGAGCTGTTGATATTCTTTGAGAAACATTCGAATGGTGGTATTTGTTCTGTCCATAAATCTCAAGCCAATGGACAGGAAATTGACGACaaggaaaaatggggcaagatAATGTTCCTGACTCCTGATGCAGCCAGAAAAGCTGCTGAGCTGGATGGGGTTGACTTCTCCGGCTCTGCGTTGAAGGTACTTCCTTCACAGACATCCTTTGGGGGTGATCATAAGATGTTCTCTTTCCCTCCTGTCAAAGCAAAACTTTCTTGGCCTCGTAGGCTCAGTAAAGGGATTGGAATTGTTAGATGTGACCGGCTTGATGTTCAGGACATTTTGTATGATTTCTCAAGTCGTCTGGTAATAGCAGGAAAATATGTTAATTGTGGAGTTAGCAGGAAATGTGATGATTCTGTTGTTATATATGGAATTGATAAAGAGCTTTCTGAAGCTGAAATTTGGGATACACTGCATTCAACAACAGAACGGGAAATCcatgatttttttatcgtgagaGGAGATGCTGTCAAAAATCCAACATGTGGTGCTTGTGAAGAGGCACTCTGGAGGGAAATATCCCCCTTTATGCCTAAAGGAAATCCTTATACAAACTGTTGTTGGGTTCAGGTTTTTGAGCCTGAACCAAAGGAGACTTTCATGAAAGCATTGATCACATTTGATGGAAGATTACATTTGGAGGCTGCAAAAGCTTTAGAACAGCTAGAGGGTAAAGTTTTACCTGGATGTCTTTCATGGCAGAAGATAAGATGCCAGCAACTGTTTCATAGTTCTATATCCTGCTCCTCCTCTGTCTATGCCGTTATTAAGAAGCAGCTCGATTCTTTGCTAGCAAGCTTCAGACATGTAAAAG GTGCAGATTGCTTCCTGGAGACAAATGAAAATGGTTCCTGTCGGGTGAGAATATCTGCCAATGCCACCAAAACCGTGGCAGAGTTGAGACGGCCGGTGGAAGAGCTAATGAATGGTAGGACTGTGAAACATGCCAGCCTCACTCCTTCCATACTGCAGCACCTGTTCTCTAGAGATGGCATTAATCTAATGAGATCGTTGCAACGAGAGACAAGAACTTACATACTTTTTGACCGGCATAGTTTGAATATAAGAATCTTTGGCTTGCCAGATGATGCTGCAGTAGCCCAGCAAAAATTGATGCAATCCCTTTTGTCCTACCACGAAAGCAAGCAGCTTGAGGTCCGACTTCGTGGTCGGGGTCTGCCTCCTGATATGATGAAGGAGGTGGTTAAGAAATTTGGGCCAGACCTTCATGGCCTCAAAGAGAAGCTACCTGGGGctgaatttacacttaacacccGACATCATATTATTTCGATTTGCGGTAACAAAGAGATGAAGCAAAAGGTAGAAGAAATCGTGCTCCAGATTGCAGAGGCAGGCAGAGATTTAGCTGTGAGATCTGATAGTGAAGTCAGCTGCCCCATTTGCTTATGTGAAGTAGAAGATGGCTACCGGCTCGAAGGATGTTCACATTTCTTTTGTCGTTCGTGTTTGGTGGAGCAATGCGAGTCTGCCATTAAAAACTTGGATAGTTTTCCATTATGCTGTGCTCAGCAAGGTTGTAAAGCTCCCATTTTGCTTACTGATTTAAAGTCTCTGTTGTCAACTGAGAAGTTAGAGGAACTCTTCAGAGCTTCATTGGGTGCATTTGTTGTGTCCAGTGGGGGTGCCTATCGGTTTTGCCCTTCTCCTGATTGCCCCTCTGTTTATCGTGTTGCTGGTCCTGAGACTGTCGGCGAGCCATTTGTCTGTGGAGCATGTTATGCTGAGACCTGTACTAGGTGCCATCTGGAATATCATCCGTATCTGTCATGTGAGAAGTACCGAGAGTTCAAGGAAGATCCCGATATGTCTTTGAAAGAGTGGTGCAAAGGAAAAGAGCAGGTGAAAACTTGCCCCGTATGTGGATATACAATTGAGAAGATCGATGGGTGTAACCATGTCGAATGTAAGTGCGGGAGGCATGTTTGCTGGGTTTGTTTAGAGTTCTTTAGTAGCAGTGATGATTGTTATGGCCATTTGAGAGCTGTTCACATGGCCATCATctag